Proteins found in one Miscanthus floridulus cultivar M001 chromosome 4, ASM1932011v1, whole genome shotgun sequence genomic segment:
- the LOC136549090 gene encoding GPI-anchored hemophore cfmA-like, whose protein sequence is MKPPPSEQASSSTSTSFASKRRLFLEPPPPMNSSTLAPFPTIHIAIATNRCMSKRSKRSSESPGNCGKDLGICLSVSSASATPASSLSQGGSAAASGSGLGSGGAGGSGLGGASLEGAGGSGAAIASDIHVAGASDLGAAVASDIGATGASDRGFVAAGTSIASAISIDGDELV, encoded by the exons ATGAAGCCACCACCAAGTGAGCAAGCTTCTAGTTCTACATCTACCTCATTCGCCTCCAAGCGCCGCCTCTTCCTAGAGCCACCCCCACCGATGAACAGCAGCACCCTCGCGCCTTTTCCAACG ATTCatattgcaattgcaaccaacagATGCATGAGTAAAA GATCTAAGAGGTCAAGTGAAAGCCCTGGTAATTGTGGTAAAGATCTTGGTATATGTCTGTCTGTATCATCTGCAAGTGCAACTCCTGCATCTAGTCTAAGTCAAGGTGGCAGTGCTGCTGCTAGTGGCAGTGGTTTAGGTTCAGGTGGTGCTGGTGGTAGTGGTTTAGGTGGTGCTAGCCTAGAAGGTGCTGGTGGTAGTGGTGCTGCCATTGCAAGTGACATACATGTTGCTGGTGCGAGTGATCTAGGTGCTGCTGTTGCAAGTGACATAGGTGCTACTGGTGCAAGTGATAGAGGTTTTGTTGCTGCTGGAACAAGTATTGCAAGTGCAATCAGCATTGATGGCGATGAGCTTGTGTAA